The Spirochaetota bacterium genome contains the following window.
AGCTGCGTACGCGATTATGTGCATGTGAGCGATCTCGCGAGCGCCCATGTGCTCGCGGTCAACCATCTCCTCTCCGGCGGCGAGAACCGCACGTACAATCTCGGCAACGGGGTAGGCTTCTCGGTGAAAGAGGTCATCGCCATTGCGCGAGAGGTGACGGGTCACGCGATACCGGCGGAGACCGTCGCACGCCGCGCCGGGGACCCGGCCACGCTTGTTGCCGGAAGCGACAAGGTGAAAAAGGAATTCGGATGGAAGCCGCGCTTTCATGACCTCAAAACCATCATCGGCTCGGCGTGGAACTGGCACAAGAACAACCCGAAGGGATACAATGACCGCTGAGGATAATCGATGAAACGTATTTTTGCCATCGTTCTCACAGCGATCACCGCCGCTGCAACGCTCCCCGCGAAGGATACCGTGCTGCTCCTGCGTTTCTTCAACGGCACGGAATACAGCGGGATATGGAATATCTCGAGCGGCCTGACATCGATGTTCAACGAAGAACTGACCGTGAGCGGGAAATTCAATGTCATCGAGAAGAACCTCTTCTCACTGTACGGCACGGACACGAAAAAGCTCGACGATGCCGGCAAGCTCGCCGAGATGGGGAAGTCGGTCGGCGCCCGGTACGTCATACACGGCGTCATCAATGAATTCGCGGTGCGCGGCACCGGCCTTATCTCGCCGGGCATCGGCGGCGGCGTCTACTACAACAGCATCGTGCGATGCACCATAAAAACGCTCCGCGTTGCCGACAATCAGCTGAAAATACTTGAAGCGAAAGGGTTCATACACAGCGTCGATGTGGGGCTTACCATACTCGGCGGACCGAGCGAAAGCGAGAATATCGATGCCGGTTCGCTCATGTCGCGTCTGGAAAAGGCGCGCTTCGGTTCGGACGCGTACAAGCGCACGATCATCGGACAGGCGACGGTGACCTGTGTAACCGATTTCGCCGCCCAGTTCAACCGCATCTTCCCCGTGGAAGTGACGCCGGTCGATGCGCGCATCATGCTCGTCGACGGCTCCTCGATGTATGTGAACGTCGGGTTCGATGCGAACATACGCGCGGGCTACCGGTTCGCCGTGTACCGCCGCGGGGAGGCCATTCTCGACGACAGGACAAAGGCCGTGCTCGGCTACCGCGACATCGACGTCGGAGAAATAGAGATCGTCGAAGTGAAAGCGGCGAGCTTCTCGCGCGCAAAAGTGATCACGCAGATCAAGCCGTTCCAGAAAGGCGATTCCCTGCGCATCATCCGGAAGAACATCGATGAAGAAAAGAAAACCGAATAAACGCCCCGCTGTATTGTTCGATCTTGACAATACGATAACCCATATCGATACCATCATCCCGTTCCTGTCGTTCTATGCAAAACGCCGCCCCGCACGCATACCGCGCATCATCGGCGCCGTGCTCGCATCGCTCCTCGCCGTACCGCGCATCATCTCAAACGAGCGCATGAAGCGCATCATGAGCTCGATATTCCGCGGCGAGAACGCGGACGATCTCGCATCGCTCGGAGAGGATTTCGCGCTGACGGTGAAGCCGCTCTATCTCCCCGATGCGCTTGCCGCGATAGCGCGTCACCGTGCCAAAGGGCATATCCTCGTGCTCGTGAGCGCATCGTATGAGTTCTATCTCACGCATATCGCGCGCGATCTTGGTTTCGATCATGTCATCGGCAGCGTGCTCTGGCGCCACGGGAACACGATAACGGGAACGCTCTACGGGAAGAACTGCCGCGGGAACGAGAAAGTGCTCCGCCTTCGCACCGAGCGGTTCATGACGGGCATCGATCTCGCACGCTCATACGCGTACGGGGACAGCGTGACCGACGCGCCCATGCTTTCGCTCGTGAAAAATGGCATCGCCGTCAATCCCGGCACCGCGCTCACGCGCCTGGCGGCATCGAACGGATACTCCATCGTACGCTGGGAACGCCGATGATAAATGACGAGATAGATGCGCTCCTTAAGGCGGGCAAAACACCAGAAGCGCTCACACGCGCCCTTGACCATGTGCGTGCCAACCCCAGGGATGCGGACGGCTATCTCGCGCTCTCCGATGTGTATATCGAAAAGGAAGATTACGCCTCGGCCACCGTTGCCGCGAGCGATGCGTACCGCGTGAACCCGCGGAGCGCAAAGGCGCTTGAGACGCTCGGCTGGCTCTACCTCACCGACGGGAACATACCGCTCGCCGAGAAACATTTCACCGAATCCGTACGCGTCGATGAGCAGAACGCCTTTGTCTGGGGCAATCTCGGCATCATCGCATCGATGGGCAAGGACCACGAGCTCGCCGAGCGGCGGTATAAGAAGGCGATAGCCATAGACAAGGACGATGCGACCGCGTGGGTGAACCTCGGGGTGACTTATACCGAATCGGGGCGGGACACCGACGCGCTTGACGCATTCGCAAAAGCAAAGGCCCTGCGATCGAAGGACGTCCGCGTGGCGGCCTATATCGATCATATCAACCGGCGTACGGCGAACATGTCCTACGGGAAGCTCATAACCCTTCCGGTAACACCCGCACTCTTCACCGTATCCGTGCCCGAGGACTGGGATTCCGGTCTCGACGGGAATGTCGTACGCGTACAGTCGGGGGACAAACGCTCGATGCTCCTCATATCGATACGAAGCGGCTCGGCGGCAACGCTCGCCGGCGAGATGGAGACGTTCCGGACCGCACGGCGGTCGATACGGGTCGTGAGCCCGCTCTCCGAGGAGACGAAGGGCGCCGAGCGCATCGCACGCATGGCCTTCATTGCCGCGGAAAAAGACGGCGAGGTGTTCTACGCGCTTGCCGGCCACAGCTACGGGACGCGCATCGTGGAGGCGACGTTCTCAAGCTCACACCCGTATTCGGAATCGCTCGCCGCGCTCTCGAAAAAGATACTCGCCTCGCTC
Protein-coding sequences here:
- a CDS encoding tetratricopeptide repeat protein, with product MINDEIDALLKAGKTPEALTRALDHVRANPRDADGYLALSDVYIEKEDYASATVAASDAYRVNPRSAKALETLGWLYLTDGNIPLAEKHFTESVRVDEQNAFVWGNLGIIASMGKDHELAERRYKKAIAIDKDDATAWVNLGVTYTESGRDTDALDAFAKAKALRSKDVRVAAYIDHINRRTANMSYGKLITLPVTPALFTVSVPEDWDSGLDGNVVRVQSGDKRSMLLISIRSGSAATLAGEMETFRTARRSIRVVSPLSEETKGAERIARMAFIAAEKDGEVFYALAGHSYGTRIVEATFSSSHPYSESLAALSKKILASLTARSEHIA
- a CDS encoding CsgG/HfaB family protein — its product is MKRIFAIVLTAITAAATLPAKDTVLLLRFFNGTEYSGIWNISSGLTSMFNEELTVSGKFNVIEKNLFSLYGTDTKKLDDAGKLAEMGKSVGARYVIHGVINEFAVRGTGLISPGIGGGVYYNSIVRCTIKTLRVADNQLKILEAKGFIHSVDVGLTILGGPSESENIDAGSLMSRLEKARFGSDAYKRTIIGQATVTCVTDFAAQFNRIFPVEVTPVDARIMLVDGSSMYVNVGFDANIRAGYRFAVYRRGEAILDDRTKAVLGYRDIDVGEIEIVEVKAASFSRAKVITQIKPFQKGDSLRIIRKNIDEEKKTE
- a CDS encoding HAD-IB family hydrolase, giving the protein MKKRKPNKRPAVLFDLDNTITHIDTIIPFLSFYAKRRPARIPRIIGAVLASLLAVPRIISNERMKRIMSSIFRGENADDLASLGEDFALTVKPLYLPDALAAIARHRAKGHILVLVSASYEFYLTHIARDLGFDHVIGSVLWRHGNTITGTLYGKNCRGNEKVLRLRTERFMTGIDLARSYAYGDSVTDAPMLSLVKNGIAVNPGTALTRLAASNGYSIVRWERR